The genomic DNA ACAAGCTGGTGGCCCTGTCGGCCGGCGTACAGCGCATGGTCCGCTCCGAAACCGGCACCGCCGGCGTGATGTTCACCCTCGACACCGAGTCGGGTTTCCGCGATGTGGTGTTCATTACCGGTGCGTACGGCCTCGGCGAGACCGTGGTGCAGGGTGCGGTCAACCCTGACGAGTTCTACGTACACAAGAACACCCTGCAGGCCGGCCGCCCGGCCATCCTGCGCCGCAACCTGGGCAGCAAGGCGATCAAGATGATCTACGGCGACGAGGCCAAGGCCGGTCGCTCGGTCAAGACCGTCGAAGTCGACCGCGCCGAGCGTGCGCGCTTCTGCCTGACCGACGCCGAGGTCAGCGAGCTGGCCAAGCAGGCCATGATCATCGAGCAGCACTACCAGCGCCCGATGGACATCGAATGGGCCAAGGACGGTGACGACGGCAAGCTCTACATCGTGCAGGCCCGCCCGGAAACCGTGAAGAGCCGCGCCAGCGCCAACGTCATGGAGCGTTACCTGCTCAAGGAGAAGGGCACCGTACTGGTCGAAGGCCGCGCCATCGGCCAGCGCATCGGCGCCGGCAAGGTCCGCGTGATCAAGGACGTGTCCGAGATGGACAAGGTGCAGCCGGGCGACGTGCTGGTCTCGGACATGACCGACCCGGACTGGGAGCCGGTGATGAAGCGCGCCAGCGCCATCGTCACCAACCGCGGCGGGCGTACCTGCCACGCGGCGATCATCGCCCGCGAGCTGGGTATTCCGGCAGTGGTCGGTTGTGGCAACGCCACCCAACTGCTCAAGGATGGCCAGGGCGTGACCGTGTCCTGCGCCGAAGGCGATACCGGCTTCATTTTTGAAGGTGAGCTGGGCTTCGACGTCAAGCAGAACTCGGTCGATGCCATGCCCGACCTGCCGTTCAAGATCATGATGAACGTCGGTAACCCGGACCGCGCCTTCGATTTCGCCCAGTTGCCCAACGCCGGTGTCGGCCTGGCGCGCCTGGAGTTCATCATCAACCGCATGATCGGCGTGCACCCCAAGGCGCTGCTGAACTACGCCGGCCTGCCGCCGGAGCTCAAAGAAAGCGTCGACAAGCGCATCGCCGGCTACAACGACCCGGTCGGCTTCTATGTCGAGAAGCTGGTCGAGGGTATCAGCACCCTGGCTGCGGCCTTCTACCCGAAAAAAGTCATCGTGCGCCTGTCGGACTTCAAGTCCAACGAGTACGCCAACCTGATCGGCGGCAAATTGTACGAGCCGGAAGAAGAAAACCCGATGCTGGGTTTCCGCGGTGCTTCGCGCTATATCAGCGAGTCGTTCCGTGACTGCTTCGAGCTCGAATGCCGTGCACTGAAGCGCGTGCGTAACGAGATGGGCCTGACCAACGTCGAGATCATGGTGCCATTCGTGCGCACCTTGGGCGAAGCCAGCCAAGTGGTCGACCTGCTGGCCGAAAACGGCCTGGCCCGTGGCGACAATGGCCTGCGCGTGATCATGATGTGCGAGCTGCCGTCCAACGCCATCCTGGCTGAAGAGTTCCTTGAGTACTTCGACGGCTTCTCCATCGGTTCCAACGACCTGACCCAGCTGACCCTGGGTCTGGACCGCGACTCGGGGATCATCGCCCACCTGTTCGACGAGCGTAACCCGGCGGTGAAGAAGCTGTTGGCCAATGCCATTCAGGCATGCAACAAGGCTGGCAAGTACATCGGCATCTGCGGCCAGGGCCCGTCGGACCACCCAGACCTTGCCAAGTGGCTGATGGAGCAAGGCATCGAAAGCGTGTCGCTCAACCCGGACTCGGTACTCGAGACCTGGTTCTTCCTGGCCGAGGGCCAGGGCGCGGTCTGATAGATGAAATGCGGGGGCGCGTCTGGTGTGCCCTCGCCTGGTTTTTTCCAGGGCGAGTTCCAGTGATGGATCCCGCCCTTTTTTGTGCACCAAGCAACCTTATGCAAAGCAGCAGTGTTTTATTTCCCGTGGCCTTGCTCAGTGCCGAGCGCCGCGGCGACCTCAGCGAAGACGTCTACCGGATCAAGGCCGGCAACAGCCCTGATCCGAGCGTGGAACTGGCCTTGACCCGTCTGGGGCTAGCTGACCAGGACGGCGCCCAAGGCGTGCCGGTTATTCTCCTGCATGGCAGTTTCTCCAATCGGCGTTTCTGGTATTCGCCCAAGGGCATTGGCCTGGGGGCTTACCTTGCACGTGCGGGCTTCGATGTATGGATCCCGGAAATGCGTGGCCATGGGTTGTCGCCGCGCAATCACAAGTGGCGGCACAACCGGGTCGCTGACTATGCCCGCTATGACTTGCCGCTGATCGCGGCCTTCGTTGAAGAACAGTCCGGCACAGCACCCCACTGGATAGGCCATTCGCTTGGCGGTACCACCTTGGCGGCAGCGCTTGGCGGTGGTTTTCTGCATTCCGGGCAGGTCGCCAGTGCTGCGTTCTTCGGTACGCAGATCAGCCGGGTGTACTGGCCGTTGAAGGTACCGCCCGTGACCTGGGGCGCGAAGCTGCTACTCAAGCGTTGGGGGCAGATTTCCGGGTCGCGTTTCAAGCGCGGGCCTGAGGACGAACCGATAGGGCTGGCGCTGGAAAGCATGCGTTGGCACGGCCTGTTTGGCCGTTTTGGTGACAAGGACAGTGACTGGTGGGCGGGGCTTGCTCAGGTAGATGTGCCGGTGCTGGCAGTGGCTGGCGCGGGAGACTTCCAGGACCCAGTGTGGGCCTGTCGCAAGCTGTTCGATCAGATGGGTGGCGAGCGCAAGCAGTTCATCAGGTTGGGTCGCGAGGAAGGCTTCGAGGCGTTCGGGCATGTCGATATGCTGGTGAGCAAGGCGGCGCAGGCGCAGGTGTGGCCGTTGGTGCAACGCTGGTTGCGCCAGCCGTTGCTGCCGGTGCATGGGGCGGCCGTGGTTGCGGAGCCTGTCCCGGTCAGCTGATTTTCTGCCGGGTGTCGTGGCCCGCTTGGGTCACGACAGGCGAAATGCAGATGACCGAGCAGTCCCGGATGACTGCGACAGCCTCGCCGGTGTAGCCTTGGCAGACACCCGCTTTCGTTGTGACTGACAGGAGCTTCCCATGCAGCATTACGTAACGCCCGACCTGTGCGACGCCTACCCCGACCTGGTCCAGGTGCTGGAACCGATGTTCAGCAACTTCGGTGGCCGCGATTCATTTGGTGGCCAGATCGTTACCATCAAGTGCTTCGAGGACAACTCGCGGGTCAAAGAGCAGGTTGAGCTCGACGGCAAGGGCAAGGTTCTGGTGGTCGATGGCGGTGGTTCGCTGCGCTGTGCATTGCTCGGTGACATGCTTGCCGAAAAGGCTGCCAAAAACGGCTGGGAAGGCCTGGTGATCTATGGCTGCGTGCGTGACGTCGATGTGCTGATCCAGACCAGCGTCGGTGTGCAGGCATTGGCCAGCCATCCGATGAAGACCGACAAGCGCGGTATCGGCGACCTCAATGTGGCTGTGACCTTCGCCGGCGTGACGTTCCGCCCTGGTGAGTATGTGTATGCCGACAACAACGGCGTGATCGTCTCGCCAAGCCCGCTGGAAATGCCGCAGTGATGCGCCGCACGCGCTGATGGAGCTTTGATGTTCGAGGAAGACAACGCGCAGTGGGGGCTGGTGCACGCCCTGGTGCTCGATGGTAAAGGCGGCGCGCGCTCGATCCCCCGGACCGAGCTGGACGATCTGCAGTTGCAGCCACAGCAAAGCCTGTGGCTGCACTGGGATCGCAGTCATCCCCAAACCCGTACCTGGCTGCAGCAAGAGAGCGGCCTGAGTGAGTTCGCCTGCGACTTGCTGCTGGAGGAAAACACCCGTCCGCGCCTGTTGCCGCTGGCCGATGAGCAACTGCTGCTGTTCTTGCGAGGGGTGAATCTCAACCCGGGCGCCGAGCCTGAAGACATGGTATCGGTACGTATTTTTGCCCAGGCGCGGCGGGTCATCTCGCTGCGCTTGCGGCCTTTGCGCGCCAGTGACGAAATTCTCCGTCTGCT from Pseudomonas putida includes the following:
- a CDS encoding alpha/beta fold hydrolase, producing MQSSSVLFPVALLSAERRGDLSEDVYRIKAGNSPDPSVELALTRLGLADQDGAQGVPVILLHGSFSNRRFWYSPKGIGLGAYLARAGFDVWIPEMRGHGLSPRNHKWRHNRVADYARYDLPLIAAFVEEQSGTAPHWIGHSLGGTTLAAALGGGFLHSGQVASAAFFGTQISRVYWPLKVPPVTWGAKLLLKRWGQISGSRFKRGPEDEPIGLALESMRWHGLFGRFGDKDSDWWAGLAQVDVPVLAVAGAGDFQDPVWACRKLFDQMGGERKQFIRLGREEGFEAFGHVDMLVSKAAQAQVWPLVQRWLRQPLLPVHGAAVVAEPVPVS
- the ppsA gene encoding phosphoenolpyruvate synthase, translating into MVEYVVSLDKLGVHDVEHVGGKNASLGEMISNLAGAGVSVPGGFATTAQAYRDFLEQSGLNDRIHAALDALDVDDINALTKTGAQIRQWVMEAEFPARLDSEIRTAFAEMAAGNDNMAVAVRSSATAEDLPDASFAGQQETFLNIRGVDNVIRAAKEVFASLFNDRAIAYRVHQGFDHKLVALSAGVQRMVRSETGTAGVMFTLDTESGFRDVVFITGAYGLGETVVQGAVNPDEFYVHKNTLQAGRPAILRRNLGSKAIKMIYGDEAKAGRSVKTVEVDRAERARFCLTDAEVSELAKQAMIIEQHYQRPMDIEWAKDGDDGKLYIVQARPETVKSRASANVMERYLLKEKGTVLVEGRAIGQRIGAGKVRVIKDVSEMDKVQPGDVLVSDMTDPDWEPVMKRASAIVTNRGGRTCHAAIIARELGIPAVVGCGNATQLLKDGQGVTVSCAEGDTGFIFEGELGFDVKQNSVDAMPDLPFKIMMNVGNPDRAFDFAQLPNAGVGLARLEFIINRMIGVHPKALLNYAGLPPELKESVDKRIAGYNDPVGFYVEKLVEGISTLAAAFYPKKVIVRLSDFKSNEYANLIGGKLYEPEEENPMLGFRGASRYISESFRDCFELECRALKRVRNEMGLTNVEIMVPFVRTLGEASQVVDLLAENGLARGDNGLRVIMMCELPSNAILAEEFLEYFDGFSIGSNDLTQLTLGLDRDSGIIAHLFDERNPAVKKLLANAIQACNKAGKYIGICGQGPSDHPDLAKWLMEQGIESVSLNPDSVLETWFFLAEGQGAV
- the rraA gene encoding ribonuclease E activity regulator RraA, with protein sequence MQHYVTPDLCDAYPDLVQVLEPMFSNFGGRDSFGGQIVTIKCFEDNSRVKEQVELDGKGKVLVVDGGGSLRCALLGDMLAEKAAKNGWEGLVIYGCVRDVDVLIQTSVGVQALASHPMKTDKRGIGDLNVAVTFAGVTFRPGEYVYADNNGVIVSPSPLEMPQ